The following nucleotide sequence is from Chitinispirillales bacterium.
TATTCTTTACAATTCTTGTCTTGCAAAAGCCTACGCCGCGCTAAATGCCAATTCACCTTTTGCGACCAAAACGCCGTCAACCTTAGACGCCGCCTCAACCATAGCCATTGCGCCGACAGCCGTAATAATTTTTACTTCGGTTTCAATCGTATCGCCCGGCACAACAGGTTTTCTAAACGACATGTTTTTTACCTTGCCTAAATAATATACCTTGCTCGTATCAAATGAACCCGCAGATTTTGAAAGCAAAAAACAAGCCGCCTGCGCCATGTGCTCAACGATCAAAACTCCTGGGAAAACCGGCTCGTTGGGAAAATGCCCTTGAAATTGCGCTTCATTAATCGACACGTTTTTTTTCGCGACAACGCGCTTATTTTCCTCAAATTCCATTATTCTGTCAATCAACAGAAACGGAAAACGGTGCGGCACAAACTGCATAATCGTTTTAATATCAAAAAGTTCGCTCATTTTTTCTCCTTAATTATTTTACGCAAAGTGTAAAAATAATATTTATGTTTAGATAAAAACCGACTTATTTCGCTTTTCTGTCGATAAAAAGAAAAACCGCTCCGGCAAGCGAGCCGATAATTCCTGCGACCGATGCAAGAAATTCCATAATTGTCGCGTCGCCCACGGAAAAACCGGCGGCAAAAAATATCGCTCCGGCAATTGTAGGAATTACTCCGAAAGGAAGCGGAACCATCATTAAAATCGCGGTAATCGGAATAATGACAAAATAGTAATGAATAGTATTAAATGTAAAAATCCCGACAGCGACCGCGCAAAATATATGCGTTGATATCCTAAGCCCCTGAATTAAAAGCGATAACGAAAAAATCTGCGGCAACATTTTCGCATCTAATTTATTTTTCCTATCTATATATACCGAAGAGACAATATTCTTGATTCTTTCGGCAACGTTTGTATTCGGGAATTTAAGAAGCGTCTTCGAAAAAGCGTTTTGCGCCGATTTAGAGAATATTAAAATAAATATAATTGCCAATATAAACGAAAAAAATATGAGTAAAAGTATAGTAATCCGTAAATCCTTGTTGCTGCCGAAATTTATCGCGTTTATGATAATTGAACCGACAATTGCAAAAACCGACAATAAAGCAAATCCCGCGAATCTGTCTAAAAATGTCGCGGCAAAGGCCGGTTTCGCTCTGTTTTTTTTGTGTAAAATCGCTATCTTAAAAGAATCTCCGGCAATAGTTCCCAAAATGAAATTATTAAAAAACATTCCCGTATAATATATTTTTAGAATTTCAAATCTCGACAAACATGCACCACGATTTTTCAAAATTATTCCCCACTGCCAAGCGCCGATAAAAATTGAAATTACATGTACAAAAATAGCGGCGGCAAACCAAAGAAAATTAGCTTTTTTAAGAGTATCGGTAATGTTTGAGAAACCGATACTTATGTCAATCCACCAAAAAACTAAAATTGTTACTGTAAGTTTTGCCGCATAAGACAATATTTTTTTCGCATTCATAAGCCGAAAATATTATTTTCTACGATAATTTATTGGAGAAAAATGAAAATGCCATATAAACATTCTATAGTTTTCGGACCGATTTTATCCAGGCGGCTTGGATTTTCTCTCGGAGTAGATATAATTCCCATGAAAACCTGCTCGCTTGACTGCGCTTATTGCGAATGCGGAAAAACGACATCTCATACGAACAAACGCGAAGAGTATGTTTCGATAAAACAGGTTATTTATGAACTTGACGAATTTTTAAACGAAGATCCGCCGCATATAGACGTAATTACCTTGTCCGGAAGCGGCGAGCCGACGTTGAATTCAGGAGTCGAGAAAATAATTTCACATATAAAAACAAAATATCCTCAATATAAAGTAGCGCTTCTCACCAACGCGGTTTTGCTTACCGAAAAAAGCGTTCGTAAAGAAATATTGAACGCTGATTTCGTTCTTCCGTCGGTCGACGCGATTTTTGAGAGCAGTTTTCAAAAGATTAACCGTCCGGTAAGCGGCGTTTCCGTCAATTTTGTTTTGGACGGACTTAGAGAATTTGTAAAA
It contains:
- the fabZ gene encoding 3-hydroxyacyl-ACP dehydratase FabZ, coding for MSELFDIKTIMQFVPHRFPFLLIDRIMEFEENKRVVAKKNVSINEAQFQGHFPNEPVFPGVLIVEHMAQAACFLLSKSAGSFDTSKVYYLGKVKNMSFRKPVVPGDTIETEVKIITAVGAMAMVEAASKVDGVLVAKGELAFSAA
- a CDS encoding flippase-like domain-containing protein, which gives rise to MNAKKILSYAAKLTVTILVFWWIDISIGFSNITDTLKKANFLWFAAAIFVHVISIFIGAWQWGIILKNRGACLSRFEILKIYYTGMFFNNFILGTIAGDSFKIAILHKKNRAKPAFAATFLDRFAGFALLSVFAIVGSIIINAINFGSNKDLRITILLLIFFSFILAIIFILIFSKSAQNAFSKTLLKFPNTNVAERIKNIVSSVYIDRKNKLDAKMLPQIFSLSLLIQGLRISTHIFCAVAVGIFTFNTIHYYFVIIPITAILMMVPLPFGVIPTIAGAIFFAAGFSVGDATIMEFLASVAGIIGSLAGAVFLFIDRKAK
- a CDS encoding radical SAM protein, whose product is MPYKHSIVFGPILSRRLGFSLGVDIIPMKTCSLDCAYCECGKTTSHTNKREEYVSIKQVIYELDEFLNEDPPHIDVITLSGSGEPTLNSGVEKIISHIKTKYPQYKVALLTNAVLLTEKSVRKEILNADFVLPSVDAIFESSFQKINRPVSGVSVNFVLDGLREFVKIYNGILWVEYFVVPKINDSEAELTGFKKYFEEIKPARIQLNSLDRPPAFNWVKSASIERLLEIQNYFSPLPVEIISRNFKISTEKKVATSIKENILKTVSRRPITIEDIAAVFGHSINEIQEICRQLEECNEIEKYILNGQIYFKVKL